Proteins from a genomic interval of Callospermophilus lateralis isolate mCalLat2 chromosome 1, mCalLat2.hap1, whole genome shotgun sequence:
- the Cldn5 gene encoding claudin-5: MGSAALEILGLVLCLVGWVGLILACGLPMWQVTAFLDHNIVTAQTTWKGLWMSCVVQSTGHMQCKVYESVLALSTEVQAARALTVGAVLLALVALFVSLAGAQCTTCVAPGPAKARVALTGGVLYALCGLLALVPLCWFANIVVREFYDPAVPVSQKYELGAALYIGWAASALLMCGGGLVCCGAWVCAGRPDLSFPVKYSAPRRPTASGDYDKKNYV; encoded by the coding sequence ATGGGGTCGGCAGCGTTAGAAATTTTGGGTCTGGTGCTGTGCCTAGTGGGCTGGGTAGGCCTGATCCTGGCATGCGGACTGCCCATGTGGCAGGTGACCGCCTTCCTGGACCACAACATCGTGACAGCGCAGACCACATGGAAGGGGCTGTGGATGTCATGCGTGGTGCAGAGCACAGGACACATGCAGTGCAAGGTGTATGAGTCTGTGCTGGCACTGAGCACCGAGGTGCAGGCGGCGAGGGCGCTCACTGTCGGCGCGGTGCTACTGGCGCTGGTTGCGCTCTTCGTAAGCCTGGCGGGCGCACAGTGCACTACCTGTGTGGCCCCAGGCCCAGCTAAAGCCCGCGTGGCTCTCACAGGTGGCGTGCTTTATGCGCTGTGCGGGCTGCTGGCACTCGTGCCACTCTGCTGGTTCGCCAACATCGTAGTCCGTGAGTTCTACGACCCGGCGGTGCCAGTGTCACAGAAATATGAGCTGGGTGCAGCCTTGTACATCGGGTGGGCGGCCTCTGCTTTGCTCATGTGCGGTGGCGGCCTGGTGTGCTGCGGAGCCTGGGTCTGCGCTGGCCGCCCGGACCTCAGCTTTCCAGTCAAGTATTCTGCGCCACGGCGGCCGACGGCCAGCGGTGACTACGACAAGAAGAACTACGTCTGA